Proteins found in one Scomber scombrus chromosome 15, fScoSco1.1, whole genome shotgun sequence genomic segment:
- the prodha gene encoding proline dehydrogenase 1, mitochondrial has protein sequence MSYAKFVAALARANSGNVKNIRISPGRYRSTVASTKSKEEKEQNIDGCTVVEAVPVELISQTKNVTVTPLSKIHIDFDNTKEAYRSKDNIELLRSLLVFKLCTFDFLVEKNKELMDLSKKLLGQWMFNKMMKMTFYGQFVAGEDHNSIKPLIQKNQAFGVGAVLDYSVEEDLTQEEAVKKEMDSCVSEAEKESPDADHRERKYKAHRQFGDRRGGVISARTYFYADEAKCDNQMETFINCITASGGASADGFSAIKMTALGRPHFLLQFSEVLVKWRRFFNFLSAQQGKSDMMVLEQKLELEQLKESLTKMGVGAKDDIENWFTGEKLGLSGTIDLLDWNSLINDTTKISNLLMLPNLETGQLEPLLNKFTAEEERQMKRMLQRVDVLAKHAMQNGVRLMVDAEQTYFQPAISRLTLEMMRRFNREKPIIFNTYQCYLKEAYDNVTMDVELSRREDWYFGAKLVRGAYMYQERARAEEIGYEDPINPDYEATNRMYHKCLEYVLEEIEYNRKANIMVATHNEDTVKFTLQKMNEMALSPTENKVYFGQLLGMCDQISFPLGQAGFPVYKYVPYGPVNEVIPYLSRRAQENRGFMKGSQRERSLLWKELKRRVLGGQMFYKPVY, from the exons atgtcgTACGCTAAGTTTGTAGCAGCTCTCGCCAGGGCAAACTCCGGCAATGTCAAGAACATCCGAATTTCACCTGGAAGATATCGGTCAACAGTGGCATCTACCAAgagcaaagaggagaaagagcaAAATATAGATGGCTGCACGGTGGTTGAAGCTGTGCCTGTTGAACTCATCAGCCAGACCAAAAATGTTACCGTCACACCGCTGAGTAAAATCCACATCGACTTCGACAACACCAAGGAAGCCTACAGGAGCAAAGATAACATTGAGCTGCTCCGAAGCCTGCTGGTCTTCAAGCTTTGCACATTTGACTTCCTCGTTGAGAAGAACAAAGAA ttgaTGGACCTGAGTAAGAAGTTGCTGGGTCAGTGGATGTTTAataagatgatgaagatgaccTTCTATGGCCAATTTGTGGCAGGGGAAGACCACAACTCCATCAAACCGTTAATTCAGAAGAATCAGGCCTTTGGTGTCGGAGCAGTTTTGGACTACAGTGTTGAAGAGGACTTGACACAAGAGGAGGCAGTGAAAAAAGAGATGGA tTCGTGTGTTTCCGAAGCAGAGAAGGAAAGCCCAG ATGCTGATCATCGTGAGAGGAAGTACAAGGCCCATCGTCAGTTTGGGGACCGGCGCGGAGGTGTTATCAGCGCTCGCACGTACTTCTATGCAGACGAGGCCAAATGTGACAACCAAATGGAGACTTTCATAAACTGCATTACAGCCTCCG GTGGAGCCTCTGCTGATGGATTTTCTGCCATCAAAATGACCGCTCTGGGACGCCCACACTTCCTT CTCCAGTTTTCAGAAGTCTTGGTGAAGTGGAGACGGTTCTTCAACTTCCTCTCAGCACAACAAGGAAAATCTGACATGATGGTTTTGGAACAAAAACTGGAACTGGAACAACTTAAG GAAAGTTTGACTAAGATGGGTGTTGGCGCCAAGGATGATATTGAGAATTGGTTTACTGGAGAGAAACTGGGTTTATCAGG AACGATAGATCTGCTGGACTGGAACAGTTTAATAAACGATACAACAAAGATCTCCAATCTGCTTATGTTGCCAAACCTTGAG acAGGTCAGCTGGAACCTTTGTTGAACAAGTTtacagcagaggaggaaagacagatgaagCGAATGCTGCAGCGAGTGGATGTTCTGGCCAAG CATGCCATGCAGAACGGGGTAAGGCTGATGGTGGATGCAGAGCAGACGTACTTCCAACCAGCTATTAGTCGACTAACCCTGGAAATGATGAGGAGATTCAACAGAGAGAAGCCAATCATTTTCAACACCTATCAGTGTTACCTCAAG GAAGCGTATGACAATGTAACTATGGATGTTGAGCTGTCACGGAGGGAGGACTGGTACTTTGGTGCCAAGCTGGTTCGTGGAGCCTACATGTACCAAGAGAGAGCCAGGGCCGAGGAGATTGGCTATGAAGATCCGATAAACCCAGACTATGAGGCCACTAACAGGATGTATCATAA GTGTTTGGAATATGTGCTGGAGGAGATCGAATACAACAGGAAAGCTAATATCATGGTTGCAACTCACAATGAGGACACAGTGAAATTCACCCTACAAAA GATGAATGAGATGGCCCTTTCCCCCACTGAGAATAAAGTTTACTTTGGACAGCTGCTGGGAATGTGTGACCAGATCAGCTTCCCACTAG gtcaagCAGGTTTCCCCGTCTACAAGTACGTTCCATATGGACCGGTCAACGAGGTCATTCCCTATCTGTCTCGCCGCGCTCAAGAGAACCGCGGCTTCATGAAGGGATCTCAGAGAGAGCGCAGCCTGCTGTGGAAGGAGCTGAAACGCAGGGTGCTGGGCGGCCAGATGTTCTACAAGCCAGTCTACTGA